From the genome of Neisseria lisongii, one region includes:
- the lgt gene encoding prolipoprotein diacylglyceryl transferase, producing MIIHPQFDPVALSLGPLAIRWYALSYIAGFILFLWLGRRRIAQGNTVFTREMLDDFLTWGIIGVILGGRLGYILFYKPSYYLANPLDIFKVWEGGMAFHGGFLGVVVAMWLFSRKYKINTLKTMDFVAPLVPLGLASGRIGNFINGELWGRITDIHAAWAMGFPQARYEDLEAAAHNPQWQQWLTQYGTLPRHPSQLYQFALEGICLFIIVWLFSKKARPTGQVAALFLAGYGCFRFIAEFARQPDDYLGLLTLGLSMGQWLSLPMIILGATGFIYFGKANALSKQ from the coding sequence ATGATTATCCACCCCCAATTCGACCCCGTCGCCCTCAGCCTCGGCCCGCTTGCCATACGCTGGTACGCCCTCAGCTATATCGCCGGCTTTATCCTGTTTCTCTGGCTCGGGCGGCGGCGGATTGCCCAAGGCAACACCGTTTTCACCCGTGAAATGCTGGACGACTTCCTCACATGGGGCATTATCGGCGTGATTCTCGGCGGCCGCTTGGGCTACATCCTGTTTTACAAACCGTCTTACTACCTCGCCAACCCGCTGGACATATTCAAAGTCTGGGAAGGCGGCATGGCATTTCACGGCGGCTTTCTCGGCGTTGTCGTTGCCATGTGGCTGTTCAGCCGAAAATACAAAATCAACACCCTGAAAACCATGGATTTTGTCGCCCCACTCGTCCCGCTGGGTCTCGCCTCCGGCCGCATCGGCAACTTTATCAACGGCGAACTCTGGGGACGCATTACCGACATTCACGCCGCATGGGCAATGGGTTTCCCGCAGGCACGCTACGAAGACCTCGAAGCCGCCGCCCATAATCCCCAATGGCAACAATGGCTGACCCAATACGGCACACTGCCCCGCCACCCTTCCCAGCTTTACCAATTCGCACTCGAAGGCATCTGCCTGTTTATCATCGTCTGGCTGTTTTCCAAAAAAGCCCGACCCACCGGCCAAGTCGCCGCCCTCTTCCTCGCAGGATACGGCTGCTTCCGCTTTATCGCCGAATTTGCCCGCCAACCCGATGATTATTTAGGCCTACTCACCCTCGGACTGTCCATGGGCCAATGGCTGAGCCTGCCGATGATTATCCTAGGCGCAACCGGTTTCATCTATTTCGGCAAAGCCAACGCTTTAAGCAAACAATGA